One genomic region from Clarias gariepinus isolate MV-2021 ecotype Netherlands chromosome 22, CGAR_prim_01v2, whole genome shotgun sequence encodes:
- the sp5l gene encoding sp5 transcription factor-like: MAALTLSRTDNILHNFLQDRTPSSSPESGPNPLSFLATTCSQAWQVSGTVGTDGAPFPYEGTVGTTSSMFQLWSNEVAPNSNLSAHHMAFSVPKMQFPGHVQNGLGPHSHHHHHHHHHHHHHELPLTPPAEPSGSYSFDVSPVKMLPSQAQGNAQYYAQHNAVGQNFPSFLQNNSTRAHLPGGHIEDSQQWWSLPPSNTSTSSHPFSLGRQLVLGHQPQIAALLQGTSKSLLSSTRRCRRCKCPNCQSAGNTVGSLEFGKKRLHICHIPECGKVYKKTSHLKAHLRWHAGERPFICNWLFCGKSFTRSDELQRHLRTHTGEKRFGCTQCGKRFMRSDHLSKHVKTHQSRKGRSSQPSHVDPELSNIKRE; the protein is encoded by the exons ATGGCTGCACTGACGCTCTCCAGAACCGACAACATTCTCCATAACTTCTTACAg GATCGTACTCCGAGCTCCTCCCCGGAGAGTGGCCCCAATCCGCTGTCATTCCTGGCCACCACGTGCAGTCAGGCTTGGCAGGTGAGCGGCACCGTGGGCACAGACGGGGCTCCGTTCCCCTATGAGGGCACAGTGGGGACCACATCCAGTATGTTTCAACTCTGGAGCAATGAGGTAGCCCCCAACTCGAACCTGAGTGCCCATCATATGGCCTTCAGCGTGCCCAAGATGCAGTTTCCTGGCCATGTCCAGAATGGCCTGGGCCCTCACtcgcaccaccaccaccatcatcatcatcaccaccatcaccacgaGCTGCCTCTTACCCCTCCAGCCGAACCTTCTGGTTCATACTCATTTGATGTCTCACCGGTAAAAATGCTGCCATCACAGGCACAAGGAAACGCTCAGTACTATGCACAGCACAATGCTGTTGGTCAGAACTTTCCCAGCTTTCTGCAGAACAATTCAACCCGAGCCCATCTGCCTGGAGGGCACATTGAAGATAGCCAGCAGTGGTGGAGTCTCCCTCCGAGCAACACCAGCACCTCGAGTCACCCATTTTCCTTGGGCAGGCAGCTGGTTTTAGGCCACCAGCCTCAGATTGCTGCTCTGCTGCAAGGCACCTCGAAGAGCCTGCTGAGCTCCACACGCCGCTGCCGCCGGTGTAAGTGCCCGAACTGCCAATCTGCAGGGAACACCGTCGGCAGCCTAGAGTTTGGCAAAAAAAGACTGCACATCTGCCACATCCCAGAGTGCGGCAAGGTGTACAAGAAGACATCCCATCTGAAAGCGCACTTGCGCTGGCATGCCGGCGAGAGGCCATTCATTTGCAACTGGCTCTTCTGCGGTAAGAGCTTCACACGTTCGGACGAGCTACAGAGGCACCTGCGCACACACACCGGCGAGAAGCGTTTCGGCTGCACACAGTGTGGCAAGAGGTTCATGCGCAGTGATCACCTCTCCAAGCATGTCAAGACCCACCAGAGCAGGAAGGGTCGATCCAGCCAACCTTCTCATGTTGACCCAGAGCTGAGCAACATTAAGAGGGAGTGA